The genomic segment GTGGCAGATGAAGGTTCGGACCTGCGTAAAGCCGGCATTACGGCAAGCGTCATCATTATGAATCCGGAAATGACCGCTTTCAAGACGATGTTCGATTATAAGCTGGAGCCGGAAGTGTACAGCTTCCACCTGCTGGACGCATTGATTAAGGAAGCCGAGAAAGAGGGGATTACCAATTTTCCTATCCATGTGAAGCTGGATACCGGTATGCACCGGTTGGGGTTTGCTCCGGAAGATATGCCCCGGCTCATAGAACGTCTGAAAGGGCAGAACGCGGTTATTCCCCGTTCGGTGTTCTCGCATTTCGTGGGGAGTGATGCTCCGCAATTCGATGCCTTTACGCGTAAGCAGATAGAGACTTTTGAAAAGGCTTCCATGCTGTTGCAGGAGGCATTTCCATATAAGATACTTCGCCATATATGTAATTCTGCCGGTATTGAACGTTTTCCGGGGGCGCAGTTTGATATGGTGCGGCTGGGAATCGGGTTGTATGGCATCAGTCCGATAGACAATTCCATTATGAATAATGTCAGTACGTTAAAGACCACCATTCTGCAGATACGTGATGTGCCCGAAGAGGATACGGTGGGATATAGCCGCAAGGGACATTTGGTGCGCCCTTCGCGCATCGCAGCCATTCCTATCGGTTATGCCGACGGGCTGAATCGCCATTTGGGCAACGGCCGCGCCTATTGTCTGGTGAACGGGCAGCGCGCTCCCTATGTAGGCAATATTTGTATGGATGTCTGCATGATCGACGTAACGGATATTGACTGTAAGGAAGGTGACAGTGTGGAAATCTTCGGGGATCATCTGCCTATAACCGTTCTTTCCGATGTGCTTGAAACCATTCCGTATGAGGTGCTGACAAGTGTCTCGACACGTGTTAAGAGAATATATTATCAGGATTGAAAGGGGGTGTGATGCCTGATTTGTGAACTGTAATCCGCGGCATAATGTGAGCATGCCAACGGAATAAATTGCAAATCGTAAATCATAAATCATAAATCTTATTATCTTTGCAAGCAAATTTAATCCGATATGACTATGACAAACTTACTCTTATTGGGCTTCTTGCCCAGCGGTTCCGAGTGGATTATCATCGCACTGGTTATTCTGCTGTTGTTTGGCGGCAAGAAAATTCCTGAACTGATGCGTGGCTTAGGTAAAGGCGTAAAGAGCTTCAAGGAGGGTGTGAATGAGGCTAAAGACGAAATAAACAAAGCAAAGGAAGAGGTGGATAAACCTGTGGATAAATAATCATTCTCACATTGGCATATCCTCACCATGTCAGATAAAGAATTAACGTTCTGGGATCATTTGGACGAACTGCGCCGGGTATTGTTCCGTATTCTCGGCGTGTGGTTCATATTGGCTGTGGGTTACTTCATTGCAATGCCCTACTTGTTTGATAATGTAGTGCTTGCTCCATGCCACGATGATTTCATATTCTATGACCTGTTGCGTTATATCGGTGAGAGATTTGATTTGCACGATGAGTTCTTTACGCAGGAGTTCCATATAAAACTGATCAATATAAATTTGGCTGCACCGTTCTTCATCCATATCTCTACGGCTTTTTGGATGTCGGTGGTGACGGCTGCGCCATACTTGTTTTTTGAAATATGGAGGTTCATTAGGCCCGCACTCTATCCCGGTGAACGCAGGGGAGTGCAGAAAGCGCTCTGTTTGGGTACGGTGATGTTTTTCGTCGGAGTGTTGCTGGGCTACTTCATGGTCTATCCGCTGACATTGCGTTTTCTCTCCACTTATCAGCTTAGTGCGGCGATAGAGAATCAGATTTCCCTCAATTCGTATATTGATAATTTTATGATGCTGGTACTTTGCATGGGACTCGCTTTTGAGCTTCCGCTGGTGACGTGGCTGCTCTCGTTGCTGGGGTTGGTGCATAAGACGCTCTTACGTAGTTATCGGCGTCATGCTGTGGTGGCCATTGTCATTGTCGCTGCCATTATAACGCCCACAGGCGACCCGTTTACGTTGACCGTAGTTGCCGTACCGCTTTATATGCTTTATGAGATGAGTATCCTGATGATTAAGGATAAGAAAACTGACGGGGTTGAAGAAGTGGCAGAGGCGGAAAAGGAATGAATTCGGAAATAAAGGAATATTTTGATTTACTGTTGGAAGCCTGTTGTGCAGAGGACTTTTCCTTGAGATCGGCTTACCGGCAGTTGCGTGAACTGCTTGAGCACTTGTGCCGTACGCAAATGGCGGACAGCAGTCTGCAAATGACCGACCTTTCCGCCCGTATCAACTTTGTATCTTCCAAGCTCGGACTGACTGTCGCCGAGCAGAATCGTTTGCATACTTTCCGGCTTACCTCCAATGCCGTTTTGAACCGTCAGGCAGAACCTTCGCGGGAGCAACTGCTGCGCGATGCCAAAACATTGTCTTTTTTTGTAAAACGTTTGACGGGCGAAGCTGTTCCGGCCGAGCTGTACCGCTTGTTGCCGCATGCGGATGCTGCGTATATTGCTGCTCCTGTGGCAAAGGAACGTGTACGGCGCATGCGTGTCAGTTTCCAGTATGCCGATGAGAATTATCTGTATGTGTTACCCGTAGACACTGTGGCTGACGAGCCGTTACGGGTGCGCTATAATGTGCCGCAAATAAATGACGAATTTGCAGAAACTTGCGGTTTGTTGTGGCGGCATGCCCAAGTTAATTTGCTGGATGTGGCGATTGATGAATCGGGTGTGCTTACGCCTTCTTTCATAATTTTGGAGCCGGATTATTTGCTCGACATCAGTTCGTTGGCAGAATGTTTCAGGGAGTATGGGCATCATCCGGCAAATTACCTGTTGGCAAGATTGCAAACGCCCGATAATACCCGTCCGCTTTTGTTGGGTAATATAGCCAATCTCTTTCTGGATGAATGGATTCATGCAGAGGGAGAACCGGACTATTTGGCGTGTATGAAAAAAGCATTCCGTTCGTATCCCATTGAATTGGCTGCCTGTGCCGATTTGCGCGACCACGAAAAGGAACGTGAATTTTTTGCTGACTGCAAACGGCATTTTGATAATATCAGGCAAACGGTAACAAAGACTTTCCGGGAATCGGGTTATGAACTGGATAAAACGGATGCTGTGTTAGAACCGTCCTATATATGCGAAGCATTGGGCTTGCAGGGACGTCTGGATTATATGCAGCGCGATATGTCGTCTTTCATCGAAATGAAATCGGGTAAGGCGGATGAGTATACTATCCGGGGAAAGGTAGAGCCGAAAGAGAATAACAAGGTGCAGATGTTATTGTATCAGGCGGTATTGGAGTATGCCATGGGAAGGGATCACCGTCGTGTGAAGTCGTATTTGCTCTATACGCGTTATCCGTTGCTTTATCCTGCACGTCCTTCATGGGCTATGTTGCGTCGGGTCATGGATGTTAGAAATCGTATTGTGGCAAACGAATATGGTATCCAGTTGTGTAATAGCCCTCAATATACAGCGGAGCGCCTGCAAGATATTAAATCCGAAACCTTGAATGAGCGGCAACTTGACAACATTTTATGGAAACGCTATTTGTGTCCTTCGATTGATGCTGTGACACAGAGGATCAATGCGCTGTCAGCGTTGGAACAGTCGTATTTCTATGCATTGTATAACTTTATAACCAAAGAACTCTATACTTCGAAATCCGGTGATGTGGAGTATGAGGGACGTGCCGGAGCAGCAGCTTTATGGCTTGCTACTTTGGCGGAGAAAAGCGAGAACGGGGAGATCTTATATGATTTGGTGATACGGCAGAATCATGCAGCGGATATCCATAAACCTTATTTGGTGTTGGAACGTGTGCATCCGGATGCTGATACTTTGCCCAATTTCCGGCAAGGAGACGCGATTGTTCTGTATGAACGGAACGTAAACGAAGATAATGTTACCAATAAAATGGTGTTTAAAGGAAATATCGAGTATATTTCCGATTGCGATGTTTGCATTAGGCTTCGTGCAACGCAGCAGAATATCAGTGTGTTGCCAATGGATAGCCGTTACGCGATAGAGCATGACTATATGGATACTTCTTTTCGCAGTATGTATTCGGGACTGTCGGCTTTCCTGTCTGCCACGAAAGACCGTCGGGACTTGTTGTTGAATCAGCGTGAACCGGAATTTGATAGTGCTTTTGATGGTGCCATAGCTGCTGCTACCGATGACTTTGTACGTATTACGTTAAAGGCGCAGGCTGCTAAAGATTATTTTTTGCTGATAGGACCGCCGGGTACAGGCAAAACCTCTCGTGCTTTGCGGGGGATGGTGGAGGCTTTTTATCGGGAGGGGAAAGAGATTCTTTTGCTTTCATATACCAACCGGGCGGTGGACGAGATATGCAAGATGCTGACGGCCATTACTCCGGAAGTTAACTTTATACGTATAGGCAATGAGCTTTCATGCGAGGAGGCTTATCGTCCGTACTTGATAGAGAATGTATTGGAGACTTGTTCTACACGTCGCGAAGTGCAGGAACGTATGGCGCATTGCCGTATTTTTGTGGGAACAGTTGCTACGCTGTCTGCCAAAGCAGAACTGTTCCGGTTGAAAACTTTTGATGTGGCTTTGATAGATGAGGCGACACAGATATTGGAACCGCAACTGTTAGGGTTACTTTGTATGCGCGGTGTTACCGGTGGAAATGCTATCGGTAAGTTTGTTCTGATAGGAGATCATAAACAGCTTCCGGCAGTAGTGCTTCAGTCATCGGAGCAGTCGGAAGTCTACGACGAAGGTTTGCGGACGATTGGTTTGTGTAACTTGAAAGATTCCCTTTTTGAACGTCTTTACCGCAATGCCATGAAACAGCGTTCGGCTTGCTGTTTGCAACCTTCGACCGGAGATTCGCAATCATCGGTTGCCGGTTCTCCATTTTCTGCTCTCCGTTCTCTTGATATCCTTTGTCGTCAGGGACGCATGAATGTGGAAGTTGCTGCTTTTCCGAACCATGCCTTTTATGGCGGTTTGTTGCAGCCGGTGGGATTGGAACATCAAACTGGTTCTCTCAAACTCTCTCCCGAACTTTCTACCAATGAGTTTGCCGCTTTGCTGACGCGTCGTGTCGCTTTTCTTCCCTCTACTCCCGAACCGCCTATGCAGTCGGTAAAGATGAATCATTCGGAAGCAAGGATTGTTGCCCGGTTAGCCGCAGCTGTGTTTCAGCAATATGTCTCTGCCAACGGCTGTTTTAAGGCTTCCGCTTTGGGAATAATCACCCCTTATCGCAGCCAGATAGCATTAATAAAGAAAGAAATCGCCGCTTTGGATATACCGGCTTTGAATGATGTCTTGGTGGATACGGTGGAGCGTTTTCAAGGAAGCGAACGTGATATTATCATCTATTCTTTTTGCGTGAATAGGGCATATCAGTTGAGATTGCTTGCTAATTTGACAGAGGAGAATGGAATACAGATTGACCGTA from the Bacteroides eggerthii genome contains:
- a CDS encoding twin-arginine translocase TatA/TatE family subunit yields the protein MTNLLLLGFLPSGSEWIIIALVILLLFGGKKIPELMRGLGKGVKSFKEGVNEAKDEINKAKEEVDKPVDK
- the tatC gene encoding twin-arginine translocase subunit TatC translates to MSDKELTFWDHLDELRRVLFRILGVWFILAVGYFIAMPYLFDNVVLAPCHDDFIFYDLLRYIGERFDLHDEFFTQEFHIKLININLAAPFFIHISTAFWMSVVTAAPYLFFEIWRFIRPALYPGERRGVQKALCLGTVMFFVGVLLGYFMVYPLTLRFLSTYQLSAAIENQISLNSYIDNFMMLVLCMGLAFELPLVTWLLSLLGLVHKTLLRSYRRHAVVAIVIVAAIITPTGDPFTLTVVAVPLYMLYEMSILMIKDKKTDGVEEVAEAEKE
- a CDS encoding AAA domain-containing protein, whose amino-acid sequence is MNSEIKEYFDLLLEACCAEDFSLRSAYRQLRELLEHLCRTQMADSSLQMTDLSARINFVSSKLGLTVAEQNRLHTFRLTSNAVLNRQAEPSREQLLRDAKTLSFFVKRLTGEAVPAELYRLLPHADAAYIAAPVAKERVRRMRVSFQYADENYLYVLPVDTVADEPLRVRYNVPQINDEFAETCGLLWRHAQVNLLDVAIDESGVLTPSFIILEPDYLLDISSLAECFREYGHHPANYLLARLQTPDNTRPLLLGNIANLFLDEWIHAEGEPDYLACMKKAFRSYPIELAACADLRDHEKEREFFADCKRHFDNIRQTVTKTFRESGYELDKTDAVLEPSYICEALGLQGRLDYMQRDMSSFIEMKSGKADEYTIRGKVEPKENNKVQMLLYQAVLEYAMGRDHRRVKSYLLYTRYPLLYPARPSWAMLRRVMDVRNRIVANEYGIQLCNSPQYTAERLQDIKSETLNERQLDNILWKRYLCPSIDAVTQRINALSALEQSYFYALYNFITKELYTSKSGDVEYEGRAGAAALWLATLAEKSENGEILYDLVIRQNHAADIHKPYLVLERVHPDADTLPNFRQGDAIVLYERNVNEDNVTNKMVFKGNIEYISDCDVCIRLRATQQNISVLPMDSRYAIEHDYMDTSFRSMYSGLSAFLSATKDRRDLLLNQREPEFDSAFDGAIAAATDDFVRITLKAQAAKDYFLLIGPPGTGKTSRALRGMVEAFYREGKEILLLSYTNRAVDEICKMLTAITPEVNFIRIGNELSCEEAYRPYLIENVLETCSTRREVQERMAHCRIFVGTVATLSAKAELFRLKTFDVALIDEATQILEPQLLGLLCMRGVTGGNAIGKFVLIGDHKQLPAVVLQSSEQSEVYDEGLRTIGLCNLKDSLFERLYRNAMKQRSACCLQPSTGDSQSSVAGSPFSALRSLDILCRQGRMNVEVAAFPNHAFYGGLLQPVGLEHQTGSLKLSPELSTNEFAALLTRRVAFLPSTPEPPMQSVKMNHSEARIVARLAAAVFQQYVSANGCFKASALGIITPYRSQIALIKKEIAALDIPALNDVLVDTVERFQGSERDIIIYSFCVNRAYQLRLLANLTEENGIQIDRKLNVALTRARKQMFITGVPQLLEQNPIYSRLLKYCRL